A single window of Methanothermobacter marburgensis str. Marburg DNA harbors:
- a CDS encoding 3-isopropylmalate dehydrogenase: protein MKIAVIPGDGIGKEVMEAALHVLKGLDLDPEFLYAEAGDECLERTGTALPDETIEIIGEADSTLFGAAGESAADVIVKLRREFDLFANLRPVKSLPGVPCLYPDLDFVIVRENTEDLYVGDEEFTADGAVARRVITRSASRRISRFAFEYAKREGWSRVTAVHKANVLKKTDGVFREEFYRVASDYPEMEAEDYYVDATAMYLITQPQEFQVLVTTNLFGDILSDEAAGLIGGLGLAPSANIGEKNAIFEPVHGSAPQIAGKNIANPTAMILTTTLMLKHLNKTQEAQKIQKALEKTLEEGLVTPDLGGSLGTMEMAAEIAKRIEG from the coding sequence ATGAAGATAGCCGTTATACCCGGGGATGGTATCGGTAAGGAGGTCATGGAGGCCGCCCTCCACGTTCTCAAAGGACTGGACCTCGACCCTGAATTTTTATATGCAGAGGCAGGGGATGAGTGCCTTGAGAGGACAGGGACAGCCCTTCCAGATGAAACAATTGAAATCATCGGTGAGGCGGACTCCACCCTCTTTGGTGCCGCGGGTGAAAGTGCAGCGGATGTTATAGTTAAATTAAGGCGTGAATTTGATCTTTTTGCGAATTTGAGGCCTGTGAAGTCCCTTCCGGGTGTCCCGTGCCTCTACCCGGACCTTGACTTTGTCATAGTGAGGGAGAACACTGAGGACCTCTATGTGGGTGATGAGGAGTTCACCGCTGATGGTGCGGTTGCAAGGAGGGTCATAACACGCTCTGCTTCTAGGAGGATAAGTCGATTTGCCTTTGAGTATGCTAAGAGGGAGGGCTGGAGTCGTGTGACCGCGGTGCACAAGGCCAATGTCCTTAAAAAGACCGATGGAGTGTTCAGGGAGGAATTCTACCGGGTGGCATCAGACTACCCTGAGATGGAGGCAGAGGACTACTACGTGGACGCCACAGCCATGTACCTCATAACACAGCCCCAGGAATTCCAGGTCCTGGTCACAACCAACCTCTTCGGGGACATACTCTCAGACGAAGCAGCAGGACTCATAGGAGGACTCGGACTCGCGCCATCAGCAAATATAGGAGAAAAAAACGCAATATTCGAACCAGTCCACGGATCAGCACCCCAGATAGCCGGAAAAAACATAGCAAACCCCACAGCCATGATACTAACAACAACACTCATGCTAAAACACCTAAACAAAACACAGGAAGCACAGAAAATACAGAAAGCACTGGAAAAAACCCTTGAAGAGGGTCTGGTTACACCGGACCTGGGTGGAAGCCTCGGTACAATGGAAATGGCTGCTGAGATAGCAAAAAGAATTGAGGGGTGA
- a CDS encoding glycosyltransferase translates to MSWLILILVFFLCALRTVKEDDQTVSVVIPAFNEEKTVALVVEAAKGSKLVSEVIVVDDGSTDNTAGVAEAAGARVIRHASNRGKGAALRTGFKHSSGDIVVFVDADLENMTTEKIERMIRPILRGRADLTKTRFRRKAGRVTELTAKPLLNFFFPEIKFEQPLSGQFAARRSALEKMKFEDDYGVDVGIVLDADVLGLTVKEVDIGTIHHDMASLKDLNLVANEVVRTIVDRALEYGRITMMDTMGKSIRMCILGLSLTTLGIFSIFFIRAIPATAGIIIAVLGSIVALYYFISLIRRSIYVFRRSRGKLQTARSFIYMHFPILVSGLILLAMISTLLGAVKVDDGKISIEPTSGNLIIWKKSNENRTFDVRGPYRVDSALENENKSIRIPEEAINTLGLNYGDTAVLNGEAYTLNRTREGEGNIMRIPTSAREALGVNVGDVIQDGNLRKIFSNVYAIRNISSSNMTVYNGIIIQYDESQASEVMVYVDNRLVAEASGVMKNGSYTLSVNGEVIRNIRFRGEDSSYRIYYGGHIIKIDIRRGGSSDMRFASASEGKFLNIWFSGQ, encoded by the coding sequence ATGTCATGGCTTATTCTGATCCTGGTCTTCTTTTTATGTGCCCTCAGGACAGTGAAGGAAGATGACCAGACAGTTTCAGTGGTTATACCAGCTTTCAATGAGGAAAAGACCGTCGCACTGGTTGTAGAAGCAGCTAAAGGCTCTAAACTAGTGAGTGAGGTCATAGTGGTGGATGATGGGTCCACAGATAACACCGCCGGCGTGGCAGAGGCTGCAGGTGCAAGGGTTATAAGGCATGCCAGCAACCGCGGCAAGGGCGCTGCACTGAGGACGGGATTCAAGCATTCCAGCGGGGACATAGTGGTTTTTGTTGACGCTGACCTTGAGAATATGACAACAGAAAAGATTGAGAGGATGATAAGGCCCATCTTGAGGGGGAGGGCGGACCTCACAAAAACACGTTTCAGGAGAAAGGCTGGAAGGGTTACTGAGTTAACTGCAAAGCCACTCCTGAATTTCTTCTTCCCTGAGATAAAATTTGAACAGCCACTAAGCGGACAGTTCGCAGCTAGGAGATCTGCCCTTGAGAAGATGAAATTCGAGGATGATTATGGGGTCGATGTTGGCATAGTCCTTGATGCGGATGTCCTTGGCCTCACAGTTAAGGAGGTGGATATAGGGACAATACACCATGACATGGCAAGCCTCAAGGACCTTAATCTGGTGGCCAATGAGGTTGTAAGGACCATAGTTGACAGGGCACTCGAGTACGGCAGAATAACCATGATGGACACCATGGGAAAGTCCATAAGAATGTGCATACTGGGTCTTTCACTTACAACCCTTGGGATATTCAGTATATTCTTTATAAGGGCAATACCAGCAACAGCGGGGATCATTATAGCGGTTTTAGGATCCATAGTTGCTCTCTATTACTTCATAAGCTTAATAAGAAGATCAATATACGTTTTCAGGCGCTCCCGGGGCAAGCTTCAGACGGCTAGATCATTCATATACATGCACTTTCCCATTCTGGTGTCTGGCCTTATCCTTCTTGCAATGATCTCAACACTGCTGGGCGCAGTCAAGGTGGACGATGGTAAAATATCAATTGAACCGACATCAGGTAACCTCATAATATGGAAGAAGAGCAATGAAAACAGAACATTTGATGTCAGGGGACCATACAGGGTTGACAGCGCACTTGAAAATGAGAATAAATCCATAAGAATTCCCGAGGAGGCGATAAATACCCTTGGGCTCAATTATGGTGACACGGCGGTTCTGAATGGTGAGGCCTATACACTCAACAGGACCCGTGAGGGTGAAGGTAACATAATGAGAATCCCAACCAGTGCAAGGGAGGCCCTCGGGGTTAACGTGGGAGACGTGATCCAGGATGGAAATCTTCGAAAGATATTCAGCAACGTCTATGCAATTAGGAACATATCCAGCTCAAACATGACGGTATATAACGGTATCATAATTCAGTACGATGAGTCCCAGGCGTCGGAGGTCATGGTTTACGTTGACAATCGGCTGGTTGCAGAGGCCAGTGGGGTCATGAAGAATGGTTCATACACTTTATCTGTTAATGGTGAGGTTATAAGGAATATAAGGTTCAGGGGAGAGGACTCCAGCTACAGGATCTACTATGGGGGCCATATAATAAAAATTGATATCAGAAGAGGGGGTTCATCTGACATGAGGTTTGCATCTGCATCTGAGGGGAAATTCCTTAACATATGGTTCTCAGGTCAGTAG
- a CDS encoding cysteine desulfurase: MRTEDVRADIPLLRENVYLDAASTTPTPLPIVRAMTEYFEGYNANTGRGAYSLAVEATMKLQEARRKVAGFINASEDEIVFTKNTSEAINIVASGLKFRKGDSVVVPNIEHHSNFLPWLRLRERGVDVRIVMADENGVVGPAMVEEAVDETTRLVTITHISNALGTVQDVKEIERIAHENGALYMIDGAQSIGHMKVDVRELGADFAAFPGHKGTLGPVGTGFLYCRSECQDELEPFMLGGGTVIDVSEDDYVLEEFPSRFEAGTLNIAGFIGLGASIDYINRIGIHKIRKHGLKMTEKLCSEVSSIDKIQCYGDPQNIYGILSFNIDNMDPHDVAKLLDETAGVCVRSGHHCAIPAMRHLGVHESGGTVRASIHYYNTDEDIEVLAETLREIAMMG; this comes from the coding sequence GTGCGTACAGAGGACGTGAGGGCCGACATACCACTCCTCAGGGAGAATGTGTACCTTGATGCCGCGAGCACAACCCCAACCCCCCTCCCCATTGTGAGGGCAATGACAGAGTACTTTGAAGGATACAACGCCAATACAGGACGAGGGGCGTATTCACTTGCAGTTGAAGCAACCATGAAACTTCAGGAAGCCCGGAGAAAGGTTGCAGGATTCATAAATGCCTCTGAGGACGAAATAGTATTCACAAAGAACACCTCCGAGGCCATAAACATTGTGGCGAGTGGCCTCAAATTCAGGAAGGGGGACTCGGTGGTTGTACCCAACATCGAGCACCACTCCAACTTCCTGCCCTGGCTCAGGCTCCGTGAAAGGGGTGTTGATGTAAGGATAGTGATGGCAGATGAAAATGGCGTTGTGGGCCCTGCAATGGTTGAAGAGGCGGTCGATGAGACCACACGGCTTGTAACCATAACCCACATCTCCAATGCCCTTGGTACGGTGCAGGATGTGAAGGAGATTGAAAGGATCGCCCATGAAAACGGTGCCCTCTACATGATTGACGGGGCCCAGTCCATTGGACATATGAAGGTCGATGTTAGGGAGCTGGGGGCAGATTTTGCAGCCTTCCCTGGCCACAAGGGGACCCTGGGTCCTGTGGGGACGGGTTTCCTCTACTGCAGGAGTGAGTGCCAGGATGAACTTGAACCATTCATGCTGGGTGGGGGTACCGTCATTGATGTCTCAGAGGATGACTACGTCCTGGAAGAGTTTCCCTCAAGGTTCGAGGCAGGGACCCTCAACATAGCAGGCTTCATAGGTCTGGGGGCATCCATAGATTACATCAACAGGATAGGAATCCATAAAATCAGAAAGCATGGCCTGAAAATGACAGAAAAACTCTGCAGTGAGGTTTCATCCATTGACAAAATCCAGTGCTATGGTGACCCCCAAAATATTTATGGTATTCTTTCCTTCAACATAGATAATATGGACCCCCATGACGTTGCAAAGCTGCTGGATGAAACCGCCGGTGTGTGTGTTAGAAGCGGCCACCACTGCGCGATACCAGCCATGAGGCACCTTGGAGTTCATGAATCCGGTGGCACCGTGAGGGCATCCATACACTACTACAATACAGATGAGGACATTGAGGTCCTTGCAGAAACCCTGAGGGAAATAGCAATGATGGGGTGA
- a CDS encoding UbiD family decarboxylase gives MREFLDRLDEEPVIIEDEVSTRFEAAGILRRHPRDVVILRNVRESDIPVISGLCNTREKIALSLNCQVNEITQRIVHAMENPTPIRNVRGLEGYSSEDADLSRLPVLTHYQRDGGPYITAGVIFARDPETGIRNASIHRMMVISSDRMAVRIVPRHLYTYHQRAEEMGEDLEIAVAIGMDPATLLATTTSIPIDADEMEVANTFHDGKLELVRCSGVGLEVPPAEIILEGRILCGERESEGPFVDLTDTYDVVREEPVIALDRMHIKEDAMYHAILPAGFEHRLLQGLPQEPRIYRAAKNTVPTVRNVVLTEGGCCWLHAAISIKKQSQGDGKNVIMAALAAHPSLKHVVVVDDDIDVFDPEEIEYAVATRVKGDDDILIVPGARGSSLDPAALPDGTTTKVGVDATVPLAGAEKFQRVSRSE, from the coding sequence ATGAGAGAGTTCCTTGATAGGCTTGACGAAGAACCCGTGATAATTGAGGATGAGGTTTCGACCCGATTTGAGGCGGCAGGTATACTGAGGAGGCATCCAAGGGATGTTGTGATACTGAGGAATGTACGGGAATCAGATATCCCTGTCATATCTGGCCTCTGCAATACCAGGGAAAAGATCGCCCTCTCCCTGAACTGCCAGGTCAATGAGATAACCCAGCGCATTGTCCATGCAATGGAAAACCCGACACCCATCAGAAATGTGAGGGGCCTTGAGGGTTACAGTTCAGAGGATGCCGACCTCTCAAGGCTCCCGGTTCTAACCCACTACCAGAGGGATGGAGGCCCCTACATAACAGCAGGGGTCATATTTGCCAGGGACCCTGAAACCGGAATCAGGAACGCCTCCATCCACAGGATGATGGTCATATCCAGTGACAGGATGGCCGTCCGTATAGTTCCAAGGCACCTTTACACATACCACCAGCGGGCCGAGGAGATGGGTGAGGACCTTGAGATAGCAGTGGCCATAGGCATGGACCCCGCCACCCTCCTTGCTACAACCACATCCATACCGATAGATGCCGATGAAATGGAGGTTGCAAACACCTTCCACGACGGAAAACTGGAACTTGTGAGGTGCAGTGGAGTTGGCCTTGAGGTCCCCCCTGCAGAGATAATACTTGAGGGCCGGATACTCTGCGGTGAAAGGGAAAGTGAGGGTCCCTTTGTCGACCTCACAGACACCTATGACGTTGTAAGGGAGGAACCTGTCATAGCCCTTGATAGAATGCATATAAAGGAAGATGCCATGTACCATGCGATTCTGCCAGCAGGATTTGAACACAGGTTACTTCAGGGGCTGCCCCAGGAGCCAAGGATATACAGGGCAGCTAAGAATACGGTGCCCACGGTCAGGAATGTTGTTCTAACCGAGGGAGGATGCTGCTGGCTCCATGCAGCCATATCAATTAAAAAGCAGAGTCAGGGGGACGGCAAGAATGTGATAATGGCGGCCCTTGCAGCCCATCCATCCCTCAAACATGTGGTGGTTGTGGATGACGACATAGACGTTTTTGACCCTGAGGAAATCGAATATGCCGTGGCAACAAGGGTGAAGGGCGATGATGACATATTGATAGTCCCCGGGGCAAGGGGCTCATCCCTGGACCCTGCAGCACTTCCCGATGGTACAACAACCAAGGTTGGTGTTGATGCAACGGTGCCCCTCGCTGGCGCAGAAAAATTCCAGAGGGTCAGTCGGTCCGAGTGA
- the amrS gene encoding AmmeMemoRadiSam system radical SAM enzyme, with translation MRKESILYEKADDRLRCLVCSRKCLIPEGGRGYCLTRENSDGKIYSLTYGEVSSEAVDPIEKKPLFHFHPGSLVYSLGSVGCNFRCRYCQNWSISQARIDGFPTKYISPEEAVENALRSNCTSIAWTYNEPTMWLEYTLDSAERARAEGLKTVYVTNGYMSEEALNLLGPLLDAANVDLKGMSGRFYRELCDAKPEPVLENIIRMHEMGIHIEVTNLLIPGYNDSDDDIVALVNFMVSEVGVEVPLHFTRFFPHYRMQNVPPTGVERLMRARELALEAGMKYVYVGNLPGTDAENTYCPVCGELIIKRDGYLTRTVGIRDGKCSSCRADVDVVID, from the coding sequence ATGAGGAAGGAATCCATACTCTATGAGAAGGCCGATGATAGGTTGAGGTGCCTGGTATGCAGTAGAAAGTGCTTGATACCCGAAGGGGGAAGGGGGTACTGTCTCACGCGTGAAAATAGCGACGGTAAAATCTATTCTCTCACCTATGGGGAGGTATCCTCAGAGGCGGTTGACCCGATAGAGAAGAAGCCACTCTTCCACTTTCACCCTGGCAGCCTCGTCTACTCCCTTGGCAGTGTTGGATGTAACTTCAGGTGCAGGTACTGCCAGAACTGGAGCATATCACAGGCACGCATAGATGGCTTCCCAACCAAGTACATCTCACCGGAGGAGGCGGTTGAAAATGCCCTCAGAAGTAACTGCACCTCCATAGCATGGACCTACAATGAGCCAACCATGTGGCTTGAGTACACCCTGGACTCTGCAGAACGTGCAAGGGCAGAGGGCCTCAAAACGGTTTATGTTACAAATGGCTACATGAGTGAGGAGGCCCTCAACCTGCTTGGACCCCTACTGGACGCTGCAAATGTTGATCTCAAGGGAATGTCTGGGCGATTCTATCGTGAGCTATGTGATGCAAAGCCTGAACCCGTACTCGAGAACATCATAAGGATGCATGAGATGGGTATCCATATAGAGGTCACCAACCTACTCATACCCGGTTACAATGACTCTGATGATGATATAGTGGCCCTTGTGAACTTCATGGTATCTGAGGTCGGGGTTGAGGTTCCACTCCATTTCACGAGGTTCTTTCCACATTACAGGATGCAGAATGTGCCCCCAACCGGGGTTGAGAGACTGATGAGGGCCAGGGAGCTTGCCCTTGAGGCGGGGATGAAGTATGTGTACGTGGGGAACCTTCCAGGAACCGATGCTGAGAACACCTACTGTCCGGTTTGTGGTGAGCTAATCATAAAGAGGGATGGCTACCTCACAAGAACAGTGGGGATCAGGGATGGTAAGTGCAGCTCCTGCAGAGCCGATGTAGACGTTGTAATAGATTAG
- a CDS encoding 3-isopropylmalate dehydratase small subunit codes for MKGRVWKFPDDVDTDIIIPGRYLVMRDPEKLREHVMEGLDPEFPSKVRPGDFIVAGKNFGCGSSREHAPLALKGAGIAAVIAESFARIFYRNAINVGIPLLEAPGITGKLNEGDEIEVDLEMGVIIRGDEEFPFKRLPDFMVEILESGGLIPYLRKKGEFEG; via the coding sequence ATGAAAGGAAGAGTCTGGAAATTCCCCGACGACGTGGACACCGACATAATCATACCCGGAAGGTACCTTGTGATGCGTGACCCTGAAAAACTCAGGGAACACGTCATGGAGGGTCTCGACCCTGAATTCCCCTCAAAGGTCAGGCCAGGGGATTTCATAGTTGCCGGGAAGAACTTTGGATGTGGATCATCAAGGGAACACGCCCCCCTTGCCCTCAAGGGTGCTGGAATAGCCGCTGTTATTGCAGAGTCCTTTGCCAGGATATTCTACAGAAACGCCATAAATGTGGGCATACCCCTCCTTGAGGCGCCAGGAATAACAGGTAAACTCAATGAGGGTGATGAGATAGAGGTGGACCTGGAAATGGGCGTTATAATACGGGGAGACGAGGAATTCCCCTTCAAGAGACTCCCTGATTTCATGGTGGAGATACTTGAAAGTGGTGGTCTCATACCCTACCTCAGGAAAAAGGGAGAATTTGAAGGGTGA
- the mmp11 gene encoding methanogenesis marker protein 11, producing MEILRPSDLKERFRDPWISPYTKVLTMVDGDLVEILEYHPCISGSEWMIYQYSRSSKLIERARRDGNRHTYLAHTGKVPIELRASLNAAGIEEVAVEGDEVRVVHAGLAGAGVGAAMCRGMAEGVKRIELYEVGGGSKPGRAAVITPRLEKVVLGIDDTDTPESGATWTLANNMGMEISRRGFEYIDHVTVQLYPHNPHKTQNCVSVALAFAVQPGKSTELVDLAADFLEENTLSDKTSIAVFRGIKVPEELKEYSMMAKKSFMEVEDAEEVAESLGIDLIEVTGSQGKIGALAAIGLYDDPEEAARVYY from the coding sequence ATGGAAATACTCAGACCATCAGACTTGAAGGAAAGGTTCAGGGACCCCTGGATATCACCCTACACCAAGGTCCTCACCATGGTGGACGGGGACCTCGTTGAGATCCTGGAATACCACCCCTGCATCTCAGGGTCAGAGTGGATGATATACCAGTACAGCAGGTCAAGCAAGCTGATAGAGAGGGCCCGGAGGGATGGTAACCGGCACACCTACCTTGCACATACCGGTAAGGTCCCAATAGAACTCAGGGCGAGTCTCAACGCCGCTGGAATAGAGGAGGTGGCTGTTGAGGGTGACGAGGTCCGCGTTGTGCATGCCGGCCTTGCAGGTGCCGGGGTCGGTGCTGCCATGTGCCGGGGCATGGCAGAGGGTGTGAAGAGAATCGAACTCTATGAGGTGGGAGGGGGCTCAAAGCCCGGGAGGGCAGCCGTGATAACACCCCGCCTCGAAAAGGTTGTCCTGGGTATAGATGACACAGACACCCCTGAAAGCGGCGCGACCTGGACCCTTGCCAACAATATGGGTATGGAGATTTCCAGGAGGGGATTTGAGTACATTGACCATGTGACGGTTCAGCTCTACCCGCACAACCCCCACAAAACACAGAACTGTGTTTCAGTTGCCCTTGCCTTCGCGGTGCAGCCCGGTAAGAGCACTGAACTTGTCGATCTTGCTGCAGATTTTCTTGAAGAGAACACCCTTTCCGATAAAACTTCAATTGCAGTTTTCAGGGGAATAAAGGTTCCAGAAGAGCTTAAAGAGTATTCAATGATGGCCAAAAAGAGTTTTATGGAAGTTGAGGATGCCGAAGAAGTTGCAGAGTCCCTTGGAATAGACCTCATCGAGGTAACAGGTTCACAGGGTAAGATAGGGGCCCTTGCAGCCATCGGCCTCTATGATGATCCAGAAGAAGCTGCAAGGGTATACTACTGA
- the thiL gene encoding thiamine-phosphate kinase, with the protein MPPDRISSLGEKKLISRIISRSASFFKPSELLGLGDDAALLDMGEEYLALTSDLLIESRHFPPTMSYQDMGWKTVTVNMSDLAAMGAALEGFILSMALPDLELESFDSLISGVLEACSYYGAPLIGGDTNEGDEIIMGGTAIGRVRKEFVMMKSGARPGDLIAVTGPLGLGAAGTELLLSGTDTAGFEAAVEKSLKPIARVEEASRMAKSGLVSSATDITDGLISELGELRDASGVGMRIHEVKLPVPPQVSEAASLLGVDPLELALYYGEDFELVFTAPPDAMDELSRIMEVHIIGEVIESPSIEMVDKHGDTYKLHVRGYEHLRP; encoded by the coding sequence ATGCCCCCTGATAGAATATCATCCCTTGGCGAGAAGAAACTCATCTCAAGGATAATATCAAGATCAGCCTCATTTTTCAAACCCTCAGAGCTTCTTGGTCTTGGAGATGATGCCGCACTTCTTGATATGGGGGAGGAATACCTTGCACTGACCTCAGACCTTCTAATTGAAAGCAGGCACTTTCCCCCTACAATGAGTTATCAAGATATGGGATGGAAGACGGTTACAGTGAACATGAGCGACCTGGCTGCAATGGGGGCTGCACTGGAGGGTTTCATACTCTCCATGGCCCTTCCTGACCTTGAGCTGGAATCCTTCGACTCCCTCATAAGCGGCGTCCTGGAGGCCTGCAGTTACTACGGCGCACCCCTCATTGGGGGAGATACCAATGAGGGGGATGAGATAATAATGGGGGGCACAGCCATTGGAAGAGTCAGAAAGGAATTTGTGATGATGAAGTCCGGTGCCAGGCCAGGGGACCTCATTGCAGTTACGGGGCCCCTTGGACTTGGAGCTGCAGGCACAGAACTTCTTCTATCGGGAACAGATACTGCTGGATTTGAGGCTGCGGTTGAAAAATCCCTGAAACCCATTGCAAGGGTTGAAGAGGCATCCAGAATGGCGAAGTCTGGGCTTGTGTCTTCGGCCACAGACATAACCGATGGCCTCATAAGTGAACTTGGTGAGCTGAGGGATGCCAGCGGCGTGGGGATGAGGATCCACGAGGTGAAGTTACCTGTACCTCCCCAGGTATCAGAGGCAGCATCCCTCCTTGGAGTGGATCCACTGGAACTTGCCCTGTACTATGGGGAGGATTTTGAACTTGTTTTCACTGCACCACCTGATGCAATGGATGAACTCTCCAGAATAATGGAAGTACACATCATAGGTGAGGTCATAGAGTCACCCTCCATTGAAATGGTTGATAAGCATGGAGATACATATAAACTTCATGTGAGGGGCTATGAACATCTGCGCCCCTGA
- the purE gene encoding 5-(carboxyamino)imidazole ribonucleotide mutase, with amino-acid sequence MKPRVMILLGSASDFRIAEKAMEIFEELRIPYDLRVASAHRTHEKVKAIVSESIKEGVEVFIGIAGLSAHLPGMISANTHRPVIGVPVDVKLGGLDALFACSQMPFPAPVATVGVDRGENAAILAAQIIGIGDPEVRDRVSELRRGFYEKVRRDECQVLNSIEGSYYAPLDVELPEIQEKEKSGEEDAPMVSVIPGSYSDMKIAKKTTMFLERMGISYDLNVISPIRYPDRFERYLERMENVKLFIAISGLSAHVTGAVVALSDRPVIGVPCPLKMNGWDSLLSMVNMPPGVPVGTVGIGNGGNAAILAAEMLGIYDSKIESRIKRIKSRSVKF; translated from the coding sequence ATGAAGCCCAGAGTTATGATACTCCTTGGAAGTGCATCAGACTTCAGGATAGCTGAAAAGGCCATGGAGATCTTTGAAGAACTCAGGATACCCTATGATCTCAGGGTTGCCTCGGCCCACAGGACCCATGAAAAGGTGAAGGCTATAGTCTCTGAGTCCATAAAGGAGGGTGTTGAAGTCTTCATAGGTATAGCAGGACTCTCTGCCCACCTTCCCGGCATGATATCGGCTAATACCCACCGCCCGGTGATAGGTGTCCCGGTCGATGTTAAACTCGGAGGACTTGACGCCCTTTTCGCATGCTCACAGATGCCCTTCCCTGCCCCTGTTGCAACGGTTGGTGTTGACAGGGGAGAAAACGCCGCAATACTGGCTGCACAGATAATAGGGATAGGTGACCCGGAGGTGAGGGACCGGGTCTCTGAACTCAGAAGGGGTTTCTATGAGAAGGTCCGAAGGGATGAGTGCCAGGTACTCAACAGCATAGAGGGGTCATACTACGCCCCCCTCGATGTTGAACTGCCAGAAATACAGGAAAAGGAAAAATCTGGTGAAGAAGACGCCCCGATGGTATCTGTGATTCCTGGCAGCTACTCGGACATGAAAATCGCCAAGAAGACAACAATGTTCCTTGAGAGGATGGGTATAAGCTATGACCTCAACGTCATATCACCCATAAGGTACCCCGACAGGTTCGAGAGGTACCTTGAGCGGATGGAGAATGTTAAGCTCTTCATAGCGATAAGCGGACTCTCTGCCCATGTTACAGGTGCCGTGGTCGCCCTCAGTGACAGGCCTGTGATCGGTGTTCCATGTCCCCTCAAAATGAACGGCTGGGATTCCCTCCTTTCAATGGTTAACATGCCGCCAGGTGTCCCTGTTGGGACCGTTGGAATCGGTAACGGTGGTAACGCGGCAATACTGGCGGCTGAAATGCTTGGAATATATGACAGTAAAATTGAGTCCAGGATAAAGAGGATAAAAAGCCGTTCAGTCAAGTTCTGA
- the cfbA gene encoding sirohydrochlorin nickelochelatase — protein MDSNSGQKTKIGVLLVGHGSRLPYGEEVINGIADIYRKEVDHPVAVGFMNISRPSIPEAINELAAMGVEKIIVTPVFLAHGVHTKHDIPHILGLDNGTEHHHHHEHEHEEFEFDGEIVYTEPLGADPRIAEIIRDRVKSAI, from the coding sequence ATGGATTCAAATTCAGGCCAAAAAACTAAGATAGGTGTTCTTCTTGTGGGGCATGGAAGCCGCTTGCCCTACGGTGAGGAGGTCATAAATGGCATAGCAGATATCTACAGGAAGGAGGTTGACCATCCTGTTGCAGTGGGGTTCATGAACATATCCAGGCCATCAATACCAGAGGCAATAAATGAACTCGCAGCAATGGGCGTTGAAAAGATTATTGTTACACCGGTCTTCCTGGCCCATGGAGTCCACACCAAACACGACATACCACACATTCTGGGTCTTGATAATGGCACTGAACATCACCATCACCATGAACATGAGCATGAGGAATTTGAATTCGACGGTGAGATAGTCTACACCGAGCCCCTAGGGGCAGATCCGCGAATTGCTGAGATAATCCGGGACAGGGTTAAATCAGCAATTTAA
- the ribH gene encoding 6,7-dimethyl-8-ribityllumazine synthase produces MADVRIGAVVAEFNYDITHMMLELAKEHAKFLESEITRVIAVPGVFDMPLAVKKLLLDDEIDAVITLGAVIEGATDHDQIVVQHASRKIADLSLEYDKPVALGISGPGMTRLEAHQRVDYAKRAVEAAVKMYRRLNEI; encoded by the coding sequence ATGGCAGATGTCAGAATAGGGGCTGTGGTAGCCGAATTCAACTATGACATAACACATATGATGCTTGAACTTGCAAAAGAACATGCCAAATTTCTTGAATCCGAAATAACAAGGGTTATAGCTGTTCCAGGGGTATTCGATATGCCGCTCGCGGTTAAGAAGCTTCTCCTGGATGATGAAATCGACGCTGTTATCACACTGGGGGCTGTTATTGAGGGGGCAACGGACCATGACCAGATAGTGGTCCAGCACGCTTCACGTAAGATAGCGGACCTTTCACTTGAATACGATAAGCCCGTGGCCCTTGGAATATCCGGCCCCGGTATGACAAGGTTGGAAGCCCACCAGCGTGTTGACTATGCAAAGAGGGCCGTTGAGGCAGCCGTTAAAATGTACAGAAGACTCAACGAAATTTGA